A genomic segment from Nicotiana tabacum cultivar K326 chromosome 9, ASM71507v2, whole genome shotgun sequence encodes:
- the LOC107813022 gene encoding uncharacterized protein LOC107813022: MNVNENCLGYMYFQHSEIASPRWRIPLVEKIYEFSEKHPGLQSLKSIDLSPASWMAVAWYPIYHVPMKGITQNISTYFLTYHTLSASFQDDFDDDICKDLPIEKKEKGGIPLPPFGLIPYKMQDNIWLNKVQAYQKFNDLYNAADSWLKQLNFNHQDFKFFTSNSYNMDHVFLY; the protein is encoded by the exons ATGAATGTTAATGAAAATTGCCTTGGCTATATGTATTTTCAACATTCTGAGATTGCCTCTCCCCGTTGGAGAATTCCCTTGGTGGAAAAG ATATATGAATTTAGTGAGAAGCATCCAGGACTTCAGTCACTGAAGAGCATTGACTTGTCTCCTGCAAGTTGGATGGCTGTTGCTtg GTACCCAATCTACCATGTACCAATGAAGGGAATTACCCAAAATATATCAACATACTTCCTTACTTATCATACATTATCAGCATCATTTCAAG ATGACTTTGATGATGACATATGTAAAGATCTTCctattgaaaagaaagaaaaaggtggAATTCCTCTTCCACCTTTTGGGCTTATACCATACAAGATGCAAGATAACATTTGGTTAAATAAGGTACAAGCCTATCAAAAATTCAATGATCTTTATAATGCTGCTGATTCTTGGTTAAAGCAGCTTAACTTTAACCACCAAGATTTCAAATTCTTCACCTCAAATTCCTATAATATGGACCATGTATTCTTATATTAA